From Dermacentor albipictus isolate Rhodes 1998 colony unplaced genomic scaffold, USDA_Dalb.pri_finalv2 scaffold_78, whole genome shotgun sequence, the proteins below share one genomic window:
- the LOC139053209 gene encoding CLIP-associating protein 1-like has protein sequence MAGSEYDAVTGLLGIGRKSQHGAAGKNERDVLKITFAVLDNPNSSTEHREQALSELVPLTKDGSPEMCEKNVRNMLRCLVQNLEDQEVPVKVAALSALTELLKRQPQHFRNYSELTLLKIFGTFKQRERELSRAAKLCSLEAAAVLPPEETVRHLHAVIGESDEQDVVITVIEVIFRLIEVHPKIMIVELLLQAMPLLKKAYEHNACAVRKAAVFSMVTLHGVVGSELMKPHLASLTRCKMELLKMYIKRAQGNSSKSAAGSSSSTPSTNIKL, from the coding sequence ATGGCAGGCTCAGAATATGATGCCGTAACTGGTCTGCTCGGGATCGGCCGAAAATCACAACATGGCGCTGCCGGCAAAAATGAACGAGACGTCCTCAAGATCACCTTTGCCGTACTTGATAACCCCAACAGCAGCACGGAGCATCGCGAGCAGGCCTTGTCTGAGCTCGTGCCCCTCACTAAGGATGGCTCACCAGAGATGTGCGAAAAGAACGTCAGGAACATGCTGCGGTGCTTAGTGCAGAATCTGGAAGACCAAGAGGTACCTGTAAAGGTGGCTGCATTGAGCGCCTTGACTGAATTGTTGAAGAGGCAGCCTCAACACTTCCGCAATTATTCTGAGCTCACTTTACTCAAGATCTTCGGAACATTCAAGCAACGTGAGAGAGAGTTGAGCCGAGCTGCCAAgctgtgttccctggaggctgCTGCTGTGCTACCACCCGAGGAAACAGTGCGACACCTGCACGCGGTCATCGGTGAGTCCGATGAACAAGACGTTGTCATCACAGTGATCGAGGTCATCTTCCGACTCATCGAAGTGCATCCAAAAATCATGATTGTGGAGCTTCTACTGCAGGCGATGCCACTTTTGAAGAAGGCATATGAGCACAATGCTTGTGCGGTACGGAAGGCGGCAGTGTTTTCTATGGTGACGCTGCATGGCGTGGTTGGCAGTGAATTGATGAAGCCGCACTTGGCTTCCCTTACGAGGTGCAAGATGGAGCTTCTTAAAATGTACATCAAGAGGGCGCAGGGAAACAGCAGCAAAAGTGCAGCTGGCTCCTCTTCGAGTACACCATCTACCAACATTAAACTCTGA